In one Lolium rigidum isolate FL_2022 chromosome 3, APGP_CSIRO_Lrig_0.1, whole genome shotgun sequence genomic region, the following are encoded:
- the LOC124696521 gene encoding putative B3 domain-containing protein Os08g0325100, with amino-acid sequence MLYCISSEKMGCERCKRRDELDYSNLDDREKHFLLFMLDGCTQEMIIPDDFLKRFRGEIPREMKLETQNGHSYTIGVAKYPDKLVLREGWGAFVQTYDLHTDDCMVFRYKGDSKFDVIVFDRFGLEKASSVIVDNAPPPPRERERHNSGTENSERSHGHSLPKETPSPTEYSNHSEGRHQPMQRQPPTEDGNRSQGHPQPMRMQSPTENLDNFAGFSPPMEMQQPTENVANLCGHSHPTQMQPCTETLDHSNYHAQTVQMQLPRRRTRKQSKLQSDYSSQGNKTAMPSSSSGDSFSPADDTEVRDAARYTLGWHCTLTTMQKKEVDEKVQFIHSDNPKFVAVMRNFNVTGPVTLTFSKQYVKTYVGDKERNICLQRLNKRWKVHFGGSPILKRIESGWRKFVQENDVEVGDICIFELLKIYELCTMEVHIIRAKDFGRPSQSGDPRVEERRKDGTETVEHCHSRSHPVQMQLGNATVDDSPVHPRPIQMQSPPAEREKRVQRDNWSQGNKRDSLMAEDSGDDMDDLSGCIGVGLKHLTSIQKKAVKEKVQCIDSEIPICVAVMPRTSVTGSFNLTMSKKYVDKYLGDEVRSIWLERHREKYHVTLGRKPLNNRVVRGWAKFVRDNELEKGDICLLELLKHCKVSAMKVHIIRAKNTS; translated from the exons ATGTTGTACTGCATTTCTAGTGAGAAGATGGGGTGCGAAAGATGCAAAAGGAGGGATGAACTCGACTACAGCAATTTGGACGATCGGGAAAAACacttcttgttgtttatgctCGATGGATGTACTCAAGAGATG ATCATCCCAGATGATTTTCTGAAACGATTCAGGGGTGAGATCCCAAGAGAGATGAAGTTAGAAACACAAAATGGTCACAGTTACACCATTGGAGTTGCGAAATATCCAGATAAACTAGTTCTTCGAGAAGGATGGGGAGCATTTGTCCAAACCTATGATCTACATACGGACGACTGTATGGTGTTCAGATACAAAGGAGACTCTAAGTTTGATGTTATAGTTTTTGATCGATTCGGTCTTGAGAAAGCATCATCTGTTATTGTGGACAATGCCCCTCCACCTCCTCGTGAACGGGAAAGGCACAACAGTGGTACTGAAAATTCGGAGCGTTCTCATGGTCATTCTCTGCCCAAGGAAACGCCATCGCCTACTGAATATTCCAACCATTCTGAAGGGCGTCATCAGCCCATGCAAAGGCAACCACCTACTGAAGATGGGAACCGTTCTCAAGGGCATCCTCAGCCCATGCGAATGCAATCGCCTACTGAAAATTTGGACAATTTTGCTGGTTTTAGTCCCCCAATGGAAATGCAACAGCCTACTGAAAATGTGGCAAATTTGTGTGGCCATAGTCATCCCACACAAATGCAACCATGTACTGAGACTTTGGATCACTCTAATTATCATGCTCAGACCGTGCAAATGCAACTGCCACGTAGACGTACCAGGAAACAATCAAAACTTCAAAGTGATTACTCAAGTCAGGGCAACAAGACAGcgatgccttcttcttcttcag GAGATTCTTTTTCGCCAGCAGATGATACTGAAGTACGTGATGCAGCTAGATACACACTTGGGTGGCACTGCACTCTAACTACAATGCAGAAGAAGGAAGTTGATGAGAAGGTCCAATTTATTCATTCAGACAATCCAAAGTTTGTGGCTGTGATGAGGAATTTCAATGTTACAGGACCGGTCACTCTA ACTTTCTCCAAACAATATGTTAAGACGTATGTGGGTGATAAGGAGCGAAACATATGTCTTCAACGACTTAACAAGAGGTGGAAAGTGCATTTTGGTGGTAGCCCTATATTAAAAAGGATTGAAAGTGGCTGGCGGAAGTTTGTACAAGAGAATGATGTAGAGGTGGGTGATATCTGCATCTTTGAATTGCTGAAGATCTATGAGCTGTGCACAATGGAAGTCCATATCATCCGTGCAAAGGATTTTGGTAGGCCCTCCCAAAGTGGTGACCCAAGAGTGGAAGAGAGGCGCAAAGATGGTACTGAAACTGTGGAACATTGCCATTCTCGTTCTCATCCTGTGCAAATGCAGTTAGGTAATGCAACTGTAGATGATTCTCCTGTTCATCCTCGGCCAATTCAAATGCAATCACCCCCAGCGGAGAGAGAAAAACGAGTTCAGAGGGATAACTGGAGTCAAGGCAACAAGA GAGATTCTTTGATGGCAGAAGATAGCGGTGATGATATGGACGATTTGTCTGGTTGCATTGGCGTGGGTTTGAAGCACCTAACCTCAATTCAGAAGAAGGCAGTGAAGGAGAAGGTCCAATGTATTGATTCTGAAATTCCCATCTGTGTGGCTGTGATGCCCAGGACGAGTGTTACAGGAAGTTTCAACCTA ACCATGTCCAAGAAATACGTTGACAAGTATTTGGGAGATGAGGTGCGGAGCATCTGGCTTGAGAGACATAGGGAGAAGTATCATGTCACCTTGGGACGTAAACCTCTAAATAACAGGGTTGTTAGGGGATGGGCCAAGTTTGTGAGAGACAACGAGCTGGAGAAGGGCGATATCTGCCTCTTGGAGCTGTTGAAGCATTGCAAGGTGTCTGCAATGAAAGTGCATATCATCCGCGCGAAAAATACTAGTTGA